The following coding sequences lie in one Lolium perenne isolate Kyuss_39 chromosome 2, Kyuss_2.0, whole genome shotgun sequence genomic window:
- the LOC127322877 gene encoding protein NRT1/ PTR FAMILY 8.3 isoform X1 — protein sequence MKGGGLRASILVKQDDPTSHDGEESQSLLEVCQQPELKSRSSDWKAPAIILGLECLESMAFNGIAMNLVVYIRSVLHGSVASSASTVSLWFGTSFFVPILGAVIADTYWGNYKTVLISFTIYLLGAVLITVGASIPSTPELCNLSSCPSPEGTQNAIFFSGLYLAAVGCGGARSALLPLGADQFNNENSLDMQKRRDFFSLFYICVIFGLITSGTIVVWVQENVSWAIGYGIVTTCIALALVGFVVGTPIFRRREPSGSPVKSILQVIVAACKNMSLELPADSSFLYEATSKNTHDSELKLAHTDDFRFLDRAAVISDLRLDNSSCQSSWRICTVTQVEELKILIRLLPVWVTGVFFSAAFSQMQTTFIQQGTVMNTKLGSFTIPPASLCSFEVVCVTLWVLLANKVIVPATTWFTSGSELTQLQRIGIGRVLMFFTMALAAILETKRLESVQHGELLSIVWQLPQYIFIAGAECFGFITQLEFFHGQAPDSMKSILTAFALLTIALGNYLNSAMITIVSRVTMAWHSPGWIPDDLNEGHLDYFYWCLAAISFVNLAVYIYFASKYKLKKFVIQC from the exons ATGAAGGGCGGCGGCCTGCGCGCGAGTATCCTCGTCAAG CAGGATGATCCAACAAGCCATGATGGTGAAGAATCACAGTCTCTACTGGAAGTATGTCAACAGCCAGAACTTAAAAGTAGAAGCTCTGACTGGAAAGCACCTGCAATTATTCTTG GACTTGAATGCTTGGAGAGCATGGCTTTCAATGGCATCGCCATGAACCTAGTTGTTTATATCCGCTCAGTTCTCCATGGTAGCGTTGCCTCAAGCGCTTCAactgtttctctttggtttggaactAGCTTCTTTGTGCCTATACTTGGAGCTGTCATAGCGGACACTTACTGGGGCAATTACAAGACTGTCCTGATCTCCTTTACAATATACCTACTT GGTGCGGTACTCATTACAGTTGGAGCTTCTATACCTTCTACTCCAGAGTTATGCAACTTGAGCTCATGCCCATCACCAGAGGGAACTCAAAATGCAATTTTCTTCTCGGGCTTGTATCTAGCTGCTGTTGGTTGTGGAGGAGCAAGATCCGCATTGCTTCCACTTGGTGCAGACCAATTCAACAACGAGAACAGTCTAGATATGCAAAAGAGAAGAGATTTTTTCAGTTTGTTTTATATCTGTGTCATCTTTGGTCTGATAACTTCAGGAACAATTGTAGTTTGGGTTCAGGAAAATGTGAGTTGGGCTATAGGATATGGTATTGTCACCACGTGCATAGCTCTCGCTCTGGTAGGCTTTGTGGTCGGAACACCAATATTCCGGCGGCGTGAGCCCAGTGGTTCACCAGTAAAGAGTATTTTACAGGTTATTGTTGCCGCTTGTAAGAACATGAGCTTAGAACTCCCTGCTGATAGCTCTTTCCTTTATGAGGCGACTAGCAAGAATACACACGACAGCGAACTCAAACTTGCTCATACTGATGATTTCAG GTTCTTAGACAGAGCAGCTGTTATTTCTGATCTGCGCTTGGACAACAGCAGTTGTCAAAGTTCATGGAGGATCTGTACTGTAACTCAAGTTGAGGAATTGAAAATACTCATCCGCTTGCTTCCAGTATGGGTAACTGGAGTATTCTTTAGTGCTGCATTCTCACAAATGCAGACTACCTTCATTCAGCAGGGAACTGTGATGAACACCAAGCTTGGCTCGTTTACAATTCCACCAGCTTCTTTGTGTTCCTTTGAAGTGGTATGTGTGACCCTTTGGGTTCTTCTTGCGAACAAAGTCATTGTACCAGCGACCACATGGTTCACAAGTGGATCAGAGCTAACGCAGTTGCAGAGGATCGGGATTGGGCGTGTCCTGATGTTTTTTACCATGGCACTAGCTGCTATTTTAGAAACGAAGAGGCTAGAGAGTGTCCAGCATGGCGAGTTATTGAGCATCGTGTGGCAGCTCCCACAATACATCTTCATCGCTGGGGCAGAGTGCTTCGGCTTCATCACTCAGCTGGAGTTCTTCCACGGCCAGGCACCGGACTCCATGAAGAGCATATTGACGGCGTTTGCATTGCTCACCATCGCTCTCGGTAACTACTTGAACTCAGCTATGATCACCATTGTTTCAAGGGTGACAATGGCATGGCATAGCCCTGGATGGATACCTGATGATCTGAACGAAGGGCATCTTGACTACTTCTACTGGTGCCTTGCAGCAATCTCATTTGTAAATTTAGCTGTCTATATCTATTTTGCTAGTAAGTACAAATTAAAGAAATTTGTCATCCAGTGCTAA
- the LOC127322877 gene encoding protein NRT1/ PTR FAMILY 8.3 isoform X2 produces the protein MKGGGLRASILVKDDPTSHDGEESQSLLEVCQQPELKSRSSDWKAPAIILGLECLESMAFNGIAMNLVVYIRSVLHGSVASSASTVSLWFGTSFFVPILGAVIADTYWGNYKTVLISFTIYLLGAVLITVGASIPSTPELCNLSSCPSPEGTQNAIFFSGLYLAAVGCGGARSALLPLGADQFNNENSLDMQKRRDFFSLFYICVIFGLITSGTIVVWVQENVSWAIGYGIVTTCIALALVGFVVGTPIFRRREPSGSPVKSILQVIVAACKNMSLELPADSSFLYEATSKNTHDSELKLAHTDDFRFLDRAAVISDLRLDNSSCQSSWRICTVTQVEELKILIRLLPVWVTGVFFSAAFSQMQTTFIQQGTVMNTKLGSFTIPPASLCSFEVVCVTLWVLLANKVIVPATTWFTSGSELTQLQRIGIGRVLMFFTMALAAILETKRLESVQHGELLSIVWQLPQYIFIAGAECFGFITQLEFFHGQAPDSMKSILTAFALLTIALGNYLNSAMITIVSRVTMAWHSPGWIPDDLNEGHLDYFYWCLAAISFVNLAVYIYFASKYKLKKFVIQC, from the exons ATGAAGGGCGGCGGCCTGCGCGCGAGTATCCTCGTCAAG GATGATCCAACAAGCCATGATGGTGAAGAATCACAGTCTCTACTGGAAGTATGTCAACAGCCAGAACTTAAAAGTAGAAGCTCTGACTGGAAAGCACCTGCAATTATTCTTG GACTTGAATGCTTGGAGAGCATGGCTTTCAATGGCATCGCCATGAACCTAGTTGTTTATATCCGCTCAGTTCTCCATGGTAGCGTTGCCTCAAGCGCTTCAactgtttctctttggtttggaactAGCTTCTTTGTGCCTATACTTGGAGCTGTCATAGCGGACACTTACTGGGGCAATTACAAGACTGTCCTGATCTCCTTTACAATATACCTACTT GGTGCGGTACTCATTACAGTTGGAGCTTCTATACCTTCTACTCCAGAGTTATGCAACTTGAGCTCATGCCCATCACCAGAGGGAACTCAAAATGCAATTTTCTTCTCGGGCTTGTATCTAGCTGCTGTTGGTTGTGGAGGAGCAAGATCCGCATTGCTTCCACTTGGTGCAGACCAATTCAACAACGAGAACAGTCTAGATATGCAAAAGAGAAGAGATTTTTTCAGTTTGTTTTATATCTGTGTCATCTTTGGTCTGATAACTTCAGGAACAATTGTAGTTTGGGTTCAGGAAAATGTGAGTTGGGCTATAGGATATGGTATTGTCACCACGTGCATAGCTCTCGCTCTGGTAGGCTTTGTGGTCGGAACACCAATATTCCGGCGGCGTGAGCCCAGTGGTTCACCAGTAAAGAGTATTTTACAGGTTATTGTTGCCGCTTGTAAGAACATGAGCTTAGAACTCCCTGCTGATAGCTCTTTCCTTTATGAGGCGACTAGCAAGAATACACACGACAGCGAACTCAAACTTGCTCATACTGATGATTTCAG GTTCTTAGACAGAGCAGCTGTTATTTCTGATCTGCGCTTGGACAACAGCAGTTGTCAAAGTTCATGGAGGATCTGTACTGTAACTCAAGTTGAGGAATTGAAAATACTCATCCGCTTGCTTCCAGTATGGGTAACTGGAGTATTCTTTAGTGCTGCATTCTCACAAATGCAGACTACCTTCATTCAGCAGGGAACTGTGATGAACACCAAGCTTGGCTCGTTTACAATTCCACCAGCTTCTTTGTGTTCCTTTGAAGTGGTATGTGTGACCCTTTGGGTTCTTCTTGCGAACAAAGTCATTGTACCAGCGACCACATGGTTCACAAGTGGATCAGAGCTAACGCAGTTGCAGAGGATCGGGATTGGGCGTGTCCTGATGTTTTTTACCATGGCACTAGCTGCTATTTTAGAAACGAAGAGGCTAGAGAGTGTCCAGCATGGCGAGTTATTGAGCATCGTGTGGCAGCTCCCACAATACATCTTCATCGCTGGGGCAGAGTGCTTCGGCTTCATCACTCAGCTGGAGTTCTTCCACGGCCAGGCACCGGACTCCATGAAGAGCATATTGACGGCGTTTGCATTGCTCACCATCGCTCTCGGTAACTACTTGAACTCAGCTATGATCACCATTGTTTCAAGGGTGACAATGGCATGGCATAGCCCTGGATGGATACCTGATGATCTGAACGAAGGGCATCTTGACTACTTCTACTGGTGCCTTGCAGCAATCTCATTTGTAAATTTAGCTGTCTATATCTATTTTGCTAGTAAGTACAAATTAAAGAAATTTGTCATCCAGTGCTAA